A stretch of DNA from Trichomycterus rosablanca isolate fTriRos1 chromosome 1, fTriRos1.hap1, whole genome shotgun sequence:
ttgacgctgtattggtcgcaaaaggaggccctacaccaggatagtggccaggtcactacgtgatgctggtggaggaaaacgtttcctgactcgcttctccaaaacaccccaaagtggctcaataatatttagatctggtgactgtgcaggccatgggagatgttcaacttcactttcatgttcatcaaaccaatctttcaccagtcttgctgtgtgtattggtgcattgtcatcctgatacacggcaccgccattggatgcacatggtcctccagaatggttcggtagtccttggcagtgacgcgcccatctagcacaagtattgggccaagggaatgccatgatatggcagcccaaaccatcactgatccacccccatgcttcactctgggcatgcaacagtctgggtggtacgcttctttggggcttctccacaccgtaactctcccggatgtggggaaaacagtaaaggtggactcatcagagaacaatacatgtttcacattgtccacagcccaagatttgcgctccttgcaccattgaaaccgacgtttggcattggcacgagtgaccaaaggtttggctatagcagcccggccgtgtatattgaccctgtggagctcccgacggacagttctggtggaaacaggagagttgaggtgcacatttaattctgccgtggttttatgttttttggatacaatccgggttagcacccgaacatccctttctgacagcttcctcttgcgtccacagttaatcctgttggatgtggtttgtccttcttggtggtatgctgacattaccctggataccgtggctcttgactcatcacaaagacttgctgtcttggtcacagatgcgccagcaagacgtgcaccaacaatttgtcctcttttgaactctggtatgtcacccataatgttgtgtgcattgcaatattttgagcaaaactgtgctcttaccctgctaattgaaccttcacagtctgctcttactggtgcaatgtgcaattaatgaagattggccaccagactggtccaatttagccatgaaacctcccacactaaaatgacaggtgtttcagtttcattgtccaacccctttatatatatatatatagttgcgaagcattgaagaggataaagcatctttttttactatatattagatataacacacacacacacacacacacacacacacacacacacacacacacacacacacacacacacacacacacacacacacacacacacacacacacacacacacacacacacatatatatatgtgtgtgtgtgtgtgtgttattatatctaatatatagtatattaagctgcaaaaagatgctttatcctcttcaatgtttcgcaactgtattaccgtaaaacgggttTTAGGCGCgcagtaaaacttgtagcgcagttAGCGCGAGTacagtttactaaaccgagggtacggattttgtcttcacatattttttttccttagtgacccctaaggggctccgtactgCACTATTGTTTTTATAGCGTGCAATTTATTCTGTGCAATATCTCAAGTCACTCAGGGCATGTGCAATACCCCACTACGACCTCACTGCTGTGTTTTAAACAATCTACTGTACTTCTTTTATAACTATAGTttagtctttattctttatttttaagattcttatacatacgtgtgtgtgttgtgtatttgtatataatttttTGCTTCTACTCttacttattgtatgtgtactcaatttcgttgtacactgtgcaatgacaaagGCATCTCATCttatctattatttttatttttttaaccaaaCTGTAATCAGGGGCAATATGTAAATGCTTTAACAATAATCACATGCATTTGTGATGCATGGAGACGCATTTGCATCTCCAACAATAGTAATCAGCTCATTATAAAACGCCAATTCAAGAAATATTGCACTCACCACAGTAGTTGAATGTATACGATTTCCTTTATACTAAATGCTAAATTAGTTCAGAAACGCTCTCGTGTGTGCTCCTGTAGCCTGAACAGGTTGAAATGATCCAGGTccaacaaacctgagtgataTTAGTATTGCACTGTTTAAATGGAAAATGAGCAGCCAATGAACGCAAGCGCTCGTGTGGAACTCTCGCGAGATGTGACCAGCAGCGGGCGCCGGGCGCGGGGGTTTGATATCGTTTGTTTGTCGTTAGCATTCTCGctacatgttttgttttgttcgaATATTGTAAGTCGTTAAATTCTTCTGTATTAAATTTGAAGAAAGTGCAAAATATTCTTTAAATACACAGTAAGTACTGAGGTTGTTAAATATAGCCTGTGTAGAAAGCTTGTGAACTTCGTCTTTccctattttaaaaacatatggACTTTGTCATGCTTTAAAATCAAATGAAGTAAATACGTCTGTCATCTGTTGTGTAGAAGAAATTAACGACACACAGAGGTAATTGTAATTCTTTGTTTTATTGACCTAATTTTAAATGCATGGAACACTATTACACCAAGTAATGTACGAAACACTGTTACGTAATTATTAATTGATTATAAgaaagctgcgtccggaatcgcatacttacagagtacagTGACTTTCATGGACGCAGTTAACATCAGTGATCAGTGTTTATTATAAATCTGTTGACCTTTTTCATATTGATATATGAATTATATTAAGGTCAATAAAGCATAAATAATACTAAACACTGCATCTTTCCATTTTTGTTGCCAAAACCTGACAATTTTTCTGTGACAAATATTTGAGAACtggatcatttatttatttattaggattttaacgtcatgttttacacactggttacattcaagacagaaacggtagtttctcgttacacaagattcatcagttcacaagtttaatgccaaacacagtcatggacaattttgtatctccagttcacctccttgtgtgtctttggactgtgggaggaaaccggagcccccggaggaaacccacgcagacacggggagaacatgcaaactccacacagaaaggacccagaacccaggaccttcttgctgtgaggcgacagtgctacccactgagccaccgtgccgccctgaactggataattttgttttatttgagtTAATATAAACCATATAATCAAACACTAAAGAAGAGACAGTCCACCTCATGTCTGTACTGTtaacctgctggtaatgtccttgtaccagataccacaggactcctatATTTCTTGTGGAGTCTATGTCTAGTGGGTCACTGCAGCactgacagcatattaggcaggTGGCCTTAATGTATATGCTCACCATTGTGAGTATTTTACACTGCAATTAACTTAAAAACATAGTTTATTGTTATTTGTAATTCATCCACAATAAATTTAGTTTGCTCTTGACTGAATTTCTGTCAATACTTTTGTACTAGATGGAATGCAGAAACCTGTGACTGACCTGCAAGTAATGATTGGTGTTTTACTGTGATGGATCCAAGGGCAACAGCAGTGGTTGTTAGTGCTGTGCCTCCATATGGACATGTCATCATCAATGCCAAGTGGAGGGGTTCTCAGTTAGTGCAACATTTTAAAGGTAAAACTTGACTACTAGGATAATTTAAAGCATCCTGCACTTGGGTGGGGAGAGTCCTTTTCAAATACTtgactggatttttttctctttgctaGGGAGTGTAAAAACTATCTTTGAGGAAGAACTTGGTGTTGTAGACCTCCACCTCAGTAACAAAACTTGTGTCCTGTATGTATCGGAAAGTGACTTGGTGGCGGGAAATGACTACAAAAGGAAAATTGTTCGATTCAGAAACGTAGGTttagatatttttctttatttgaaaaaaaaaaaaactacatatgTAATCAAAAAGCTTTCATCACAGATAAATATGTCCATGTTTTATGTACTATGGTCTAAAAGCCTATTTATTTGcttgttttgtaaaaaaaaaaaaatactcatGAAAGCATTGATATTGCActtaaaaaccttttaaaaatgCTACTGTATAATTGCAGTTTAAACCTACAACAGTTTCAAACTAATAACAAAGGCTTTTGCATTTACACCCATGTTTGCAAAGAGtatcttaaagaaaaaagtaatcGAGTGTTTAACATAGCCTGTTTAGCTTAACAATAATTGTTAAAAGAGATAAAAAATGTCAGTGTTTAATGTCAGTAACAACTGTGCttgttaaatgtaatttttagttCTTAATCCTGTATAGCTTGTATTATTGCTGCCTAGTAAAGTTATAGTTACAGTGCAGGTCCATAAaggaatggttgggtgagtcTGGTGTGGAAAACCCTGAGTGGCCCAcaaaaagccctgacctcaacccaactgAACACTTTTGACTTTTGGGACTAGAACTAGAACAGAGTTTGCAAGCAATGTCTGGTGTAATAAATGTTCTTCTGTCATCAATGTATATTCTAGTCTTGTGATGTTAATGGATGCCTGGTTTTCTAAGTCTTTAAGTGCTCTTATAAATGTTAAATGGGATTTAGGTCAGCAGAAACATTTTTACTCACTGGTGTTTCTAAACTTTTGGCCCTTTTAGTATATGTCTATATTGCTTTTTTTGTTACAGGCCAACAGTAAGTTCAGTGGAATAGTTATTGTGGAGAGGACTTGTCTCAGTGAGCAGTACTTCAGTGGGCTGCAGAAGTTTGTGGTTTTGGAGCTGGGACTAACCCTGCTTGCTGTTGGTAATCCTGCTGAAGCAGCCCAGCTCATAACACAAATGGTAACAGAATTTCTCTGATAATTgcaccaacctaaacactgccaatACATTTTAGCGTTACTCAGTTTGTTAAATTTATGGCTCCTAACGAAACACTACAGTACTAAGTAGTATGTCTAATTAGCGACAGGTCATCGACAGGTCAGAGCTGATTTTGGCACCAAAAGGGGGACAAACACAATACAATATTAGGCAGGTGGCTTTTATGTCAAAGCTGAATGGTGTCGTTACAGACTGAATAATACAAAAGATACAGTTTGGGATGCATTCAGAAAATCAGTCTAATGTGGTGTGTAAACAGTGTCTCTCTGTTATAATCATGGATGTGAACTCACACTGATAAACTCACAGTTAACAAAGCAGTTAAGTATATAGGAAGTCATGAAAATCTGAGCAATAGGATTTGTATTTGAGCTAAATATTTTGCTATCTTACCTGTTTATAGAATCCCCACAAAAATAGCTAAATTAAATAGTAAGTCTACTACTAAAAGATTTATTTTGAAGACTTGACTTGTTTTACTAACAGTTGAGTTGAACCTTTGGCTGATTGGCAATCCTTGTAAAATGTTTTTGCGCAATAGGACAGCAGATGGCATCACTTGCACTATTTTTTTCAGCACCACCTGAAGACAAAAGTTCATTAAGAAAAACCCAGTTCAGTTTTTTTGTTGGTAGTTGTAAACAAAGGTTTGGACTTCCCCTACCAAACTTGCATAGttcatattttatttcttttcctgCACAGGTGCATGGAGAGAGTAAGGAGAACCCATTCCGCAGAAAAAGTACAACCAGGCTGTTGGACCCAGTGGTATTGAACCTCGTACAGCAGATTCCTGGGGTTGGCAAAGTAAAGACCATGGCCCTGCTCCAGCACTTTTCCAGCATCCATCAAATCAGTAATGCTTCAGTACCGGAACTAGAGACTGTCGTAGGACAGGCCACAGCTCAGCAAATCTGGACTTTTTTTCACAATATGCTCAGCTGACATTGCACAAAACCTTTAAAAAGAACATATATGCCACATGAAGATGTTGATTAACAGCATAACCCTCCTAACCTAAACTCAATGGAATGGATTTTGTTGTTGTGTAAAACTATGGTGACAGAAAAGAGGTGGAGTATcttggctaaaaaaaaaaggaaaattaaaTGTTTGTAAAAACCATTTCACTAGATTTTTCCCCTGCACACTGTCAGTGGGTAATGTGCTTTTTATTCTCTATTTTGTAGTTTACTGATACTGacatttttaatgctgtttaaGCGCAGAAGAGTTTTGCACTGTCAGGGTTGGTGGTCAATATGGAGGGTGTTGCACAGCACCTGGTTTCTGGGTTTAATCATCCACATGGGTTTCCCTGTGTGCTTTGATTTTTCTCATGTTTCCAACTGGCATATAGGACTCATGGATCAGGATAACGTGGTTACTgagaacaaataaaaagaaactagCTAACAACCAATGGTAGATATATTACAAACCTACACTACAAACGTTTgaacgttttgtaaaatgcaataaaaagaagaaactgtGATTTGATAGTTCTATTGAATCTTTCTTTAACTttcaaaagtagaaagaaaacatTCCCCATGTATTTACTGGTCAACTTTATTGCAAAATGAtaagtgtaaaatgtaatgcaTGCTACACacctaaaaagttgggacagaggcatattcattaaatgttttaatagtttgggaactgagggcactgattgttgcagttttgcaagtggaatttttttcTCCATTCTTATTAGATACGAGattttagctgctcaacagtccgtggtCACAATTGTCTGATTCTCTGcttcatgctgcaccatacattttcaataggaaacAGGTTTGGACTGCCGACAGggcagtcaagcacatgcatttTGTGTCTacgaagccatgctgttgtagcacatgcaTGATGAGGCCTGGCATCGTTTTGCTAAAATAAACATGGACTTCTCAGGAAAACACTTACCTTGATGGCCACGTGtctctaaaatcctaatatacatCTCGATGTCAATGGAACCTTTATATATGTGCAAATTACCCATGTTGTCGATgggccactgatgcacccccataccatgaaagatgttggcttttgcacctttcgctaataacagtctgaatgatcctttttgtctttggcataGAGAACTTGATGTCCATTTTTACTGAGAACATGCTGAACTATTGACTCCTGTAAACatcacacgtttccactgtctcCACTGGGCCCAGAGATCTCTGGCATTTCTATATAGAATTAATGTACAGCTTCCTGTAATAGTACTTCAGATTGCTTTTCTTAATGCAGCGGTTGACTGTTTAGTgaaaatggttttctgaagcccatgtggctatatttatcatatAAGCATGATAGTTTATActgcaatattcatattttataaacttttcATTCTCATTtttcctctgtcccaacttttttttattacatttacaaaatacaatgataagtaaaaacaattaaaatctttctacttttgtcaatGAATTGACAAATCAAGGTTCAGCAGAACTGaccaatcacagattcttctttttattgcattttacaaaacatcacaactttttttgaaaatgaagTTTGTATGTAACCAAAAATATTAGAACACTTGATCATGAGTTTGTTGGATATTATATTTCAAAATATGagcggtttttttttttttttttttttttttttttttttttttttttttttttttttttttttataacatagCCTTAAGCTGCCACAATTAGTTCTTCATTTCATTATGTACTTATGGCACTTAAAGGTCTCTCATTTCAcctttaaatacaaaacaaacatttgcagtgaaaaaaaagataaatggaTCACTTACTTATAAGTATTCATCAATTTGCCAATAATCTTCCTTTGCACAGTTGCAATTTTTGCAATTATTTTTGGTTTCTTAGACTGCACAtacttattaataattaaatatcagTACGTCCTGTTTTAAACTGTTCATCCATTTGTGAAGCCATTTGGTGGGTATGATCTTACTCAATTACGCCCTCATTCAAACTATCAGTCTCTCCCTCAGTTTCAGCCCCTTTTTCCTTTTTGGTGGCTCTTGTGATGTATTGGTTTTCTGCTCGACTTCTTCCTTTAAGGGCCGCACACTGCTGGCAGTGTTTGGGCCTTCCTGCCGCCTTTACAAAGCAGCTCTACTTTGAACAGTCTCTTTGGCAAGGATCAGCTGAATGTAGAGTTTTCATTGTGCAACCAGTGCTGTTAGCCAGGGAAAAGCCACAGCACAAATTCACGACTTGACTTCCTAAATTCCACGCCAGGGATTCTTCCAGGGTGAATAGGGGTGTGAGGAAGCCACTCCATTGTA
This window harbors:
- the faap24 gene encoding Fanconi anemia core complex-associated protein 24, yielding MDPRATAVVVSAVPPYGHVIINAKWRGSQLVQHFKGSVKTIFEEELGVVDLHLSNKTCVLYVSESDLVAGNDYKRKIVRFRNANSKFSGIVIVERTCLSEQYFSGLQKFVVLELGLTLLAVGNPAEAAQLITQMVHGESKENPFRRKSTTRLLDPVVLNLVQQIPGVGKVKTMALLQHFSSIHQISNASVPELETVVGQATAQQIWTFFHNMLS